A section of the Sulfurihydrogenibium subterraneum DSM 15120 genome encodes:
- the folK gene encoding 2-amino-4-hydroxy-6-hydroxymethyldihydropteridine diphosphokinase, with protein MNKVFLGLGSNVGDRLTNLVKAIEILSDKIQILKISKIYETKPVGVENQPDFLNMAVMGQTDLDHISLFEFVKDVEKQVGRVYRYRWGPREIDIDILFFNDLIYKSQDLEIPHPRLHERDFVLKPLMDLQPDFIHPVFKKSVKELYEDLK; from the coding sequence TTGAATAAGGTTTTTTTAGGGCTGGGTAGTAATGTCGGAGATAGACTTACAAACTTAGTTAAAGCTATAGAAATTCTCTCAGATAAGATACAGATTCTAAAGATATCAAAAATCTATGAAACTAAACCTGTAGGAGTAGAAAATCAGCCAGATTTTTTAAATATGGCTGTGATGGGACAGACAGATTTAGACCACATATCTTTATTTGAATTTGTTAAAGATGTTGAAAAACAGGTAGGAAGAGTTTATAGATACAGATGGGGTCCACGGGAAATAGATATAGACATACTTTTTTTCAACGATTTAATATACAAATCTCAAGATTTAGAAATACCACATCCAAGATTACACGAAAGGGACTTTGTTTTAAAACCTTTGATGGATTTACAGCCTGATTTTATTCATCCTGTTTTTAAAAAGAGTGTAAAAGAATTGTATGAGGATTTAAAATAA
- a CDS encoding RidA family protein has translation MQVIYTEKAPKPIGPYSQAIKYENLIFISGQIAIDPSTNEFVNADVSTQTKIIMENIKAILEEAGLNLNHVIKTTIYLKNLEDFQVVNEIYGEYFKDHKPARSTVEVSRLPKDALVEIEVIAGL, from the coding sequence ATGCAAGTGATTTACACAGAAAAAGCCCCAAAACCTATAGGTCCATACTCTCAAGCCATAAAGTATGAAAATCTTATTTTTATATCAGGACAGATAGCAATAGACCCATCTACCAACGAGTTTGTAAATGCAGACGTATCAACCCAGACCAAAATAATAATGGAAAATATAAAGGCAATCTTAGAAGAAGCTGGACTTAATCTAAACCACGTTATAAAAACTACTATATATCTGAAAAACTTAGAAGATTTTCAGGTTGTAAATGAGATTTATGGAGAGTACTTTAAAGACCACAAACCTGCAAGGTCAACAGTAGAAGTAAGTCGCCTTCCAAAAGATGCCTTAGTAGAGATAGAAGTTATAGCGGGGTTATAA
- the fmt gene encoding methionyl-tRNA formyltransferase produces MKVLFWGTPEFAVESLKALIQSNHQVVAVITQPDKPKGRGQKVQPTPVKEEALKHNIPVLQPEKIKNNQELIETIKQLNPDISVVVAYGKILPEEIINIPKYKTINVHASLLPKYRGSAPIQRAIMDGEEETGVCIMEIVKELDAGDVYACRKVKILPEDDIITLHDKLAKEGARLLIEVLDKIEKGQIEKVPQDHLKATYAKPIEKEEGRIDWNKPAKDIFNQVRALKVWPKAFTNFRDFQIKILDVEVIKDYKEGRPGEIVKASDKEGIIVKTADGCLFIKTIQFPNSKPISSQEAVRGYRIREGEKFE; encoded by the coding sequence ATGAAAGTGTTGTTCTGGGGAACACCTGAGTTTGCGGTAGAAAGTCTAAAAGCCCTTATTCAATCAAATCATCAAGTTGTAGCGGTAATAACCCAACCAGACAAACCAAAAGGAAGAGGTCAAAAAGTCCAGCCTACACCTGTAAAAGAAGAAGCATTAAAACATAACATACCTGTACTTCAACCAGAAAAGATAAAAAATAATCAAGAGTTGATAGAAACTATAAAACAGTTAAATCCTGACATATCTGTAGTTGTAGCTTACGGAAAAATCCTTCCAGAAGAGATAATAAACATTCCAAAGTATAAAACAATAAACGTTCATGCATCACTACTGCCTAAATATAGAGGTTCAGCTCCTATACAGAGAGCTATCATGGACGGAGAAGAAGAAACTGGCGTTTGTATAATGGAGATAGTGAAAGAGTTAGATGCAGGAGATGTTTATGCTTGTAGAAAAGTAAAAATACTGCCTGAAGATGATATTATAACCCTTCATGATAAACTTGCTAAAGAAGGTGCAAGGTTACTAATAGAAGTATTAGATAAGATAGAAAAAGGACAAATAGAAAAAGTTCCTCAAGACCACTTAAAAGCCACCTACGCAAAACCAATAGAAAAAGAAGAAGGTAGAATAGACTGGAATAAACCTGCAAAAGACATTTTTAACCAAGTAAGAGCTTTAAAAGTCTGGCCTAAGGCATTTACAAATTTTAGAGATTTTCAAATAAAAATATTAGATGTAGAAGTTATAAAAGATTATAAAGAAGGAAGACCCGGAGAGATAGTAAAAGCAAGTGATAAAGAGGGAATAATTGTAAAGACAGCAGATGGATGTTTGTTTATAAAAACAATCCAATTTCCAAACTCAAAACCAATATCATCTCAGGAAGCTGTAAGAGGTTATAGGATAAGAGAAGGAGAAAAGTTTGAATAA
- a CDS encoding SLC13 family permease, protein MKNKISGLLLGILSFITVVHTDLINIPFEPKVVLGILLLCIFWWLFEVVPVGITGLFGLILAVFYGIVDVDKVFIGFSNPVILLMIGSFLIAHSVNKYGLDKRISLNILSKDFFIKSPIRVIIGFSLITFLLSMWLSNTATTAMMLPIVLGVIYLLKEEKIQGYKNFASFMLLSIAYSASIGGIGTIVGSPTNLVGLGFLKEEGISIDFFQWILLMLPIALSMYVIMILYIRFFLRKVKFNPQEIKTILQKEKEKLPKMSKEEKIIAGVFLLAVFLWIFPSFIGIIGFEELGKQISKKIPESIVAVLSAGLLFLIPKDLKNYQTILTVEDLKEVDWNTVILFASGISIGKLISSSGLGEIIAKSLSGYITYVPLLLFILIVVIILLTEINSNTATVITFAPIIIALLKNNQIDFVYPTLAIIVASSFAFMFPIATPPNAIVYSTGFIKLQDMAKFGLFLNAVGSIVIYFFLILIH, encoded by the coding sequence ATGAAGAATAAAATTTCAGGATTACTACTTGGGATACTGAGTTTTATAACAGTAGTCCACACAGATTTAATAAACATTCCTTTTGAACCAAAAGTTGTTTTAGGTATTTTGCTTTTATGTATATTTTGGTGGCTTTTTGAGGTTGTCCCAGTTGGCATTACAGGGCTTTTTGGATTAATTTTAGCAGTTTTTTACGGTATTGTTGACGTAGATAAGGTATTTATAGGCTTTTCTAATCCAGTTATTCTGCTTATGATAGGTAGTTTTCTTATCGCCCACAGTGTTAACAAATATGGCTTAGATAAAAGAATATCTTTAAACATTCTTTCTAAGGACTTTTTCATCAAAAGTCCTATAAGAGTTATAATTGGTTTTTCTTTAATAACGTTCCTACTTTCTATGTGGCTTAGTAATACTGCTACAACCGCAATGATGCTTCCTATAGTTTTAGGAGTTATCTATCTCTTGAAAGAAGAAAAAATACAGGGTTATAAAAATTTTGCATCATTTATGCTTTTAAGTATTGCTTACTCTGCTTCTATAGGTGGAATTGGCACAATAGTAGGCTCACCTACGAACCTTGTAGGACTTGGATTTTTAAAAGAAGAAGGCATAAGTATAGATTTTTTCCAGTGGATTTTATTAATGCTTCCAATAGCTTTATCTATGTATGTAATTATGATACTTTACATTAGATTCTTTCTAAGGAAAGTAAAATTTAATCCACAAGAGATAAAAACAATTCTTCAAAAAGAGAAAGAAAAACTTCCCAAAATGTCAAAAGAAGAAAAGATTATTGCAGGTGTGTTTTTACTGGCAGTATTTTTATGGATTTTTCCCTCTTTTATAGGTATAATAGGTTTTGAAGAGCTGGGAAAACAGATAAGTAAAAAAATTCCAGAAAGTATTGTAGCGGTTTTATCTGCAGGACTTTTATTTTTAATACCAAAAGATTTAAAAAATTACCAAACTATTTTAACAGTGGAAGATTTAAAAGAAGTTGACTGGAATACAGTTATACTTTTTGCATCAGGTATATCAATAGGAAAACTAATATCGTCTTCAGGTCTTGGTGAGATTATAGCAAAAAGTTTAAGTGGATATATAACTTATGTTCCACTACTACTATTTATTTTAATCGTAGTGATTATACTGCTAACAGAGATAAACTCAAACACTGCAACAGTAATAACATTTGCCCCTATAATAATTGCCCTTTTAAAAAATAATCAGATAGACTTTGTTTATCCTACTTTAGCTATTATTGTCGCTTCCAGTTTTGCGTTTATGTTTCCAATAGCAACACCACCAAACGCCATCGTTTACTCAACTGGCTTTATAAAATTACAAGACATGGCTAAATTTGGACTTTTTTTAAACGCAGTAGGAAGTATTGTAATTTACTTCTTCCTGATTTTGATTCATTGA
- a CDS encoding homoserine dehydrogenase: MKQINVAIVGYGVVGNGVAKILDTQKNLLKQKSGLEINLKKVYTRNWNKTFPHPIEQQRRAKTLDEILNDKEIDIVVELTGGIDFPYNLIMQALDKGKHIVTANKALLAEKGKDVFTIAEEKNLRIGFEAAVAGGIPIIKALREGLVANEIKKIYGILNGTTNYILTSMYKEGKSFSQALKEAQEKGYAEADPTLDINGTDAAHKISILSSLSFGGFVEFSQVYVEGIEKIDTLDIDLGKELGYTLKLLAIAKSHNDEVEIRVHPTFLPSDNPLSKVDGVFNAVMVEGDNVGETMFYGRGAGSLPTASAVVSDIVSIAKSIHLSIGKEIEITSMNWKHKELNLTKVKDFYTRYYIRFTVPDITGILAKIASVFAKYNISIAAVIQKERVLRLQKATDKKVVPLVILTHTASENSVQMAIREIVENHYSIEDPTIIRVEDEE, from the coding sequence TTGAAACAGATAAATGTTGCGATAGTAGGGTATGGTGTTGTTGGAAATGGCGTTGCAAAAATATTAGATACTCAGAAAAATCTTTTAAAACAAAAATCAGGATTAGAGATAAATTTAAAAAAAGTTTATACAAGAAACTGGAACAAAACTTTTCCTCACCCAATAGAACAACAAAGAAGAGCAAAAACCCTAGATGAGATACTAAACGATAAAGAGATTGACATAGTGGTAGAGCTTACTGGTGGTATAGACTTTCCTTACAACTTAATAATGCAAGCACTCGATAAAGGTAAACACATAGTTACTGCAAACAAAGCATTATTAGCAGAAAAAGGAAAAGACGTATTTACAATAGCAGAAGAAAAAAATTTAAGAATAGGTTTTGAAGCAGCTGTAGCAGGAGGAATACCTATAATAAAAGCCTTAAGAGAAGGGCTTGTGGCAAACGAAATAAAAAAGATATACGGCATACTAAACGGAACAACAAACTACATACTTACATCTATGTACAAAGAAGGAAAGAGCTTCTCTCAGGCGTTAAAAGAAGCCCAAGAAAAAGGCTACGCAGAAGCAGACCCAACCCTTGACATAAACGGAACAGACGCGGCACATAAGATATCGATACTGTCTTCTTTATCCTTTGGTGGTTTTGTAGAGTTTTCTCAGGTGTATGTAGAAGGCATAGAAAAGATAGACACTTTAGATATAGACCTTGGAAAAGAGCTTGGCTACACTCTTAAACTTTTAGCTATTGCAAAATCCCATAACGATGAAGTTGAGATAAGAGTCCATCCTACCTTTTTACCTTCTGATAATCCATTATCTAAGGTTGACGGTGTGTTTAATGCGGTAATGGTAGAAGGAGACAACGTCGGAGAAACTATGTTTTACGGTAGAGGAGCTGGGAGTTTACCTACTGCAAGCGCAGTTGTAAGTGATATTGTAAGTATTGCAAAATCTATACATTTAAGCATAGGAAAAGAAATAGAAATAACTTCTATGAACTGGAAACATAAAGAGTTAAACCTTACAAAAGTAAAAGATTTTTATACAAGATACTACATAAGATTTACAGTTCCAGACATCACTGGTATCCTTGCAAAAATAGCCTCTGTGTTTGCCAAATATAACATAAGCATTGCAGCTGTTATACAGAAAGAAAGAGTTTTAAGACTTCAAAAGGCTACAGATAAAAAAGTTGTTCCACTTGTTATACTCACCCACACAGCTTCTGAAAATAGTGTTCAAATGGCAATAAGAGAAATTGTAGAAAACCATTACAGCATAGAAGACCCTACTATAATTAGAGTTGAAGATGAAGAATAA